aattattcaacccccccATTGCAAGTGAGGTTtcttagcaaaatgtacaaattttTAATCAATCAAACACAACCAATTTAAATAGcgcaacacaactaatagaacaagtgttttctccacattcaacacaaaatgccacttttaatgacgactgcagtctccgAATATTCAACACCCTGAATAGAATCCCTCCTAAGAGCACATATTTGCAAGTCAGATGTCAAAGGGCTTTATTAgctgcatcaggtgtgcttgaaaaaaacaacaacacatcaaGTACCTCGACTGACTGTTGTTGACTGTGACGTTTGActgcatgttagaaatatggtcAAGAGAATCAAGAGAGAAGAGATTACTGTCTTtcacaaacacagaaaatgagGTAAAAAGAGAGCAAAGGCACTGGATGTTCCTACCGATACGGTTGGAAGCAGAGTTCCCAAGTTCAAAGTTACAgcaacactggctacactacctggatgtagcagaaagaggaagctatCACCAGCTATCACCAGCTATTCAGATTTTTCAGGAGGcaggtggtaaaaaaaaaaccttgggtgactgcaaaagacctgtagcaagatttggtggcagcagaCACAGAGGTTTCAGTTCGCGCAGTAAGACGCATGCTAATCGCTGAAGGTCTCTGTGCCCATACACCTCTAGCTGGTGTCTGTCTATGCATCACAtctgcagcaggtcataacagcaaaagggtgctttactaaagacacttgtcatgaaggggtggAGTAATTCTGctactgcagtcgtcattaaaagtggcattttgtgttgaatttggagaaaccaCTTATATATTCTTAATAtgatattacattatattagttgtgtttagCTATTTAAactgttcttgtttgattggtttattacaaacagctgaaagtttgtacatggtgccaataaacctaatctaaagtgggggttaaattattttatttgcgAATGTAAGACTGATAATCTAACCTCACTGTATCTTATAGCTACTTTTTAACTAACTGAGTCGGTTTGTCAAACAGTCTTTCTGATGTAGTTTCAGGCTTCAGAATGGCAATGCctattcaacacaaaatgccacttttaatgatgactgcagtaGCAGAATTACTGTGGTTTTTAGCTACTCTTGTCCATTTTTGTCAGCagcacagtgtcagaaaccacaggaGGAAAATGTGTGCAGTTCATTTTTCACAGAACTAGGCTTTCAACAGCTAGAGCTACTGCATTTTGTAGTCTAGATTTTGCCTTAATTATTACAATGTCTTTCCATCATTTAGACAAGGAAAACAGACGTGTAAAGCTGCAAGTCACTGTGGGATAATGTCTTTTCTATTTTTGATAAGACAAAAGGAAGCTTGCAGTAGAAGTAGGAGCCATGGGCAGTCTAACGAATGGCTGGACAGATGTAATTTATTTCAGTTTGGCATAAAAGGGATGGTTGAGTAGTAGACCTATAGCTGATATAAGACATTCAGAATTAACAGTGGAGGTCTCAAACAAAAGTAAACGTGCAAAGACACATGGACACATTTCATGGTCTGGACACATTTCAATTTTAGGGTGGCTGTGAACACACTCAGACAAACTACAGACAATAACGTGACACTTGTAGTTTAACAACTGTTAATAACATGTCTCTGAATATCAGCACTGGCTTCACCTTTCACTTACTCTGTTTTATTACAGATCTCCACAGTTCTTGGACCAGCGTCACATTCCCAAAACAGTTTCTGCAAACCCCAAAACACTAGTAAATTTGCAAAATTACGCCACGAGATCGCTGACATCCATAAACCTTTATCTCTTGTTTCATAAGCAAATGAATATCTTACAACTCTTACACATTCAGAGTTGCATCAGTGCCACAGAACTGCAATACTATGCCATGGTTCATGTCCTTGCTTCACAATAAAGACACATCACTTAGCTTACTACATTTAATGCTTTGGAAATGCAAATCATTATTCACTTCTGTAAAAAGTTTTATTAATCTGTTTACAGTAAAACACAATATTTATAACCCTCATAGCCAATGCATAATACCCTCTTCAATATGAAAAAATGACCAACAAAAATGGGATGCTTATGAAACAGTGggaatcaaaacaaaaaaacaatatacaTGGTCAGAGGCTGATTTCTATTCTAAAGTAGCCGATCTCTAAACGGCCCTCAGGGACTCCCAGACGATCACATTTTCCCTATTGTAGTGATTGTTGAGCTGGAGCAAAAACCTGGACTATGTGAGGATCCCCAGGGACCAGTTGGTTCAAAATCAGGGGTGTGGTACTGAAGACTAAACTTCCTAAAGGCTGAATTCCCTGCATTAACACagctactaataataaaaataacggCCTAGTGGGAAaaccacaaaactgtgcaggaacccCTGTTCTGAAGGTATATTTTATTTCTACCACTGTGAGGTTTGCAGTATAAACTGTTTTAGAGAATGTAACAAAAGTTGTGTCTAACCAGTTAAACGTAGCACTTCATTATAAAAAGGTATAGCTCTGCCATTGTGGTCTTACATAATTTTGGCCcatttgtatttgtgttgaGCTTCACTGTGGCATaagatacaaataaataaagaaaaacgcTTCTAACAAGAACTGAATCATCACAGTAGTAAGAGAAAGTACAATTAAATCATTTTTGGAGGGAGAAAACAGTATCATCTGCAAATTATCACATTCAAAAAGTGCAGGTTTAACACCAACACTTTAATCTATGACAGGCATTGCTGACGGAATCTGTGTTTGGGGAAAAACCTGAGGCGCACAGTCCCTGAAGTTCTCATAGCAAAGTGTGCCTACATTACGCAGAGTGTCACTTTACAAGGTTACTTTTTAACACTAAGTTTGGTCATCTGAAGGCACTCCTCTTTCAGCACCTCAATGTCATTTTTATAGGAATTCGTCTTGACCTCTCCATAGAGGTCTGGCTTCTTGGTGGCCAGAGGGGTTTCCACGGTGATGGAACCACccatcagtgtttctgtggtttgCCCACGATGGAAGAGTCTCATCAGGGCAGCTAGTGCACGGCCCACGTCGTTGCGGGCTCCTTCATTGACAAAGCAGTATAGGATTGGATCTGCTACACAGTTGAGGCTGGTGAGCGCGAGTGACACGTGGTACGCGGCAAATAGATTCTCCTCCACCCCACAGTCACAGGGGTTACTGAGGAAGAGAACGCTGCGCCACAGCAGAAGCACGTGGTAGGGCGCAAAGCAGAGCAGCACAATGAGGATGAGGCTAAGGGCCAGCCTCTTGATCTTGGCTTTTTCTTGCCGTTCGGTGGAGACATTGCCACGTACTGCCTTCAGGATGCCTCTGTATGCTGCTAACATACAGCACCAGGGAGCCAAGAAGCCCAGGAAGATTCGGTAGAGGTTCATGCCTGCCACCCAATCCTGCATCGGATACTTCTCGAAGCAGAAGGTTCGGTTGTGACGGGTCTCGAAGAGCTCATCGTGGAACAGCGGGGCCGAGTTTGCAACCACTTCTATGATCCAAACGATGGCGCTGACCAGAGTGGCTGTCTTGACGCGGCGCACCTTGGCAAATTTGAGCGGATGGGCCACTGCCAAGTAGCGATCCACGGAAATGCAGCAGAGGAACGCGATGCTGACGTAGATGTTGGTGTAAAAGATGAAGCCAAAGAGTTTGCAGGACCCTGGCCCATGGATCCAGTTATCATGTTGCAGGAAGTAGTCAATCCACAGTGGCAATGTGGCTATGTACAAAAGGTCAGCCACAGAGAGGTTGATTAAGTAGATGCCCAGCTCGTTCTTTTGCCTCACCTGCATGTAAGCGGCCCACAGGGCCATACAGTTGGTAGGGAAGCCAAGGATGATGACAATAATGTACAGCACAGGCTGGAAGAACTGGTCAATGTTTGAGTCCACATTGCAGGAGGTCAATGTCATATTACACATGATCCCTTCACTTTTTTAGACTTGATATAATAATCAAGAAATTGCTGATCTCTCTAAAGTCTCATGTCAGGCCGTATTTTGGAGGAATATTGACTTTTGGttaaacacaacaacactgtaaCCATCCATAATGACAGGAAATTCCACTGGATGCATTCCTTGCTTTTTCTGTTCATATGTCTTCAGTGTTTGACTGTGGCACAGAAAACACTGCCCATGCCCATGCCTCTCAAGCATGGTGGGCTTATGGCATCATATGTCTCTGGCACACTTCATGGCTGGTTGTTTTAACCTTTCCACAAGAGACTCGAAAATGCTGATGGCAGACCTAACTTATAGTAATTCCAGCATAGCCAGGCTCAACCGTGAAAGTGATATTAATCCTTGAGAAAAATTAAGAGTGACGAATAgatgagagtgagaaagagccTGCTCCTTTAGCAGCATGCAGCAGCTGGGCTCCACAGCATGGTCTCCTCCCTCCTTGCTTTCACTGGACACTGTTCTCTGATTTATTTTGCTTGGCTCCATCAGTGATGTCCATCTGGAAAGCGAAAGAGAGATGTTTGATAATATTAGTTACTTGCCAGGTTAAACATCCCATTCCAGAATATTTTCATACTTTTACAGTACAGGACATATGTTATGTGCCCATGAAGCTGTGTGTCCATGAACTACACAGTATTATGTCAAAACACACTGGGCAGCCATTCAAAGTGTGTGGTACAGTACTAATGCTCTATTCATAAAGCTGTGGTTCACATCATCAATTACAGGAAATACATTGATTTGCATAACATGCAACCAATGCATCGCACCCACTGAAAACTGCACACTACCACACTAAAtagagggggtggggggaaattgttattacaaacttctattacccactagtttgtacagaagtccctgtagttgctgaataatacaccttaatgtggaaaaagcctttctgcattaagaggTTAAGTGGTACAGCAGATCACGCTCCCTCTGACTGGCTAATCTAATTCCGTGTCTCAACCACCAACCTACCTAGcactacctacctacctacctacctacctacctacctaccttctGATGAGTACTGCTCAAGTACTATACAGTATGTTCCTCCTCTATTTAACACTCAATATCAACATCTAAAGCCTCTCTGAGTGCTCTCAGAGATAACGTGAGGCATTCTTATTAGAAGTGTTGCTGTTAAACCACTGTGTTGTCACACAGCTATGCCGACTGAAACCAACTTCTCTATCTGCCTGGAACTGTTTGTATCTCCTCAGAGACATGCTCTCGAATGGCCAGTGGCTGAGCGAAGGAGATAAAATAAAGCGTTGGGTGTCCAGAATTTACGAGTAAACAAGACACACTAGAACCAGCTTCATCCTCCTGTGTCtccaaacacacagacaaaagcCTGAGATTGTTTCACCAAGACTATTCATGTATCACTCCAGGAAAAATAGCATACTCCAGTGTGCAGACTGGACTATTTCCCAAAATTCAATTACAGGCCTACGATCACGGCTACTCTGCCCaacacaagtttttttttttaagattaatGACACTGCTTGTTTATTCTTTTAGCGCCATTGTATATTCATAAGTTATAAAAAGGAATGGTTAGCACTGATGACTCTGTCTACATCCTTAAATCCAATCAGAGGCTTCCAGGAAAGGTGGCTGTTCATTCACTACATGCAGACTTTCCTTTGGTTTGTGCGTACAGATGAGGAGCAGGAATTTTATATGCTACAGTACATCTGATTTTAATTAGGTCACCAACGTGGGGATTCAGCACAGTCTGCAAAATTCCATTTTAAATTCTGACTTAAACCGTAGGAATGAACAATCTGTCAAGTCAGAATGTGGGATGAATAAACACTGTATGTTGCAATAGAGCCCACCTGGGAGGATACAAGAACAGCTGAATGCAGAGTTTACATTGCCACATTGTTCACAACTCTTAACCCTTAGATGTCGTTTTTGTGATTACATATTTAACTACATAGTGATTTATGaaattaattgtattaatatttgatTCACATCCTGAATCGATAAATTTAGATTGGCTGTTTTTGTCCATCCAGGAGGTAAGGATAAAGGATGTTTTTCTGCAAAACAAGATGATTATTTTCATCAAAttcaaaatacaataaaaatgttatcTTCTATTGACAAATGGAAAATATCTGCAAAAGATGTTGATATACATTGATATAAATGAAATACTAGTTTGGGTTAGTTTGGGCTAAATTTGGACCCAATTTGGacccaaaaaaacacatccaATAAGACTTGGTGTTGACTTTGGAAATCACTGACAGAACATCTCTGCTTGATTTCATGAACAACAAGTGATTCCAACATCTGTTTTTGGGCGGCAGCCATAATCGTGTCTTCTAAAGGTTAAAGAAAGGTCTTctaaaggtgccaaagaatgaCAGTCTatatttatcttggcatagctgaataatgagagtttagtACTTAGAAAGTGAGACATCGTGAACCTCAAACGATGTTGTCTCTTCATTCAAACCCAAATCCTACATAAACAAAAGAGGGCCGTAAAACAGACCAATTCATTACAGTTTTGACT
The sequence above is drawn from the Salminus brasiliensis chromosome 11, fSalBra1.hap2, whole genome shotgun sequence genome and encodes:
- the gpr4 gene encoding G-protein coupled receptor 4 produces the protein MCNMTLTSCNVDSNIDQFFQPVLYIIVIILGFPTNCMALWAAYMQVRQKNELGIYLINLSVADLLYIATLPLWIDYFLQHDNWIHGPGSCKLFGFIFYTNIYVSIAFLCCISVDRYLAVAHPLKFAKVRRVKTATLVSAIVWIIEVVANSAPLFHDELFETRHNRTFCFEKYPMQDWVAGMNLYRIFLGFLAPWCCMLAAYRGILKAVRGNVSTERQEKAKIKRLALSLILIVLLCFAPYHVLLLWRSVLFLSNPCDCGVEENLFAAYHVSLALTSLNCVADPILYCFVNEGARNDVGRALAALMRLFHRGQTTETLMGGSITVETPLATKKPDLYGEVKTNSYKNDIEVLKEECLQMTKLSVKK